A genomic region of Metopolophium dirhodum isolate CAU chromosome 1, ASM1992520v1, whole genome shotgun sequence contains the following coding sequences:
- the LOC132935869 gene encoding uncharacterized protein LOC132935869, producing the protein MDNNNEKQITVTEPTVIPIDPSITPPTAPKITVAEPTITPNVQNITSTERSITPNVQNITSAEPSIKPSCTPTTTSNKQTIISTKSEITPTESISVKLAVTPTEPTITPTESKITMARPRNIPVELIITSPRPRITLTEPIKTPIEKVLVIKDHIIRPNQPLFYVKNPKGWFNQFESKILAADLIEDLPVYYDLLKELNNHDILCCILDVFQNMSMVNKYMYFRSHLLKKISEQERLIELVNDLKLEDKYPSVLLNEMKQLTDDKLLEQNLQRLWLQKLPPQVRDILLLSSDSLSSKSLLADNIKDLHYSPEAQLSKEAAKQYEHEHGLANSADDHQTENAQPINNKNSIQKEKKKSCLNSFCKCI; encoded by the exons ATGGAcaacaataatgaaaaacaaatcaCAGTAACAGAGCCAACAGTTATACCGATCGATCCATCGATTACACCCCCTACTGCACCGAAAATTACAGTGGCTGAGCCAACAATAACaccaaatgtacaaaatattacatcaaCCGAGCGATCAATTACaccaaatgtacaaaatattacatcagCCGAGCCATCAATTAAACCGTCCTGCACTCCAACAACTACATCgaacaaacaaacaattataTCGACCAAGTCAGAGATTACACCGACTGAATCAATATCGGTCAAGCTAGCGGTTACACCAACTGAACCAACAATTACACCGACTGAGTCCAAAATTACAATGGCTAGACCAAGAAATATTCCGGTCGAGTTAATAATTACATCGCCTAGGCCAAGAATAACATTGACTGAGCCAATAAAAACACCGATCGAGAAGGTATTAGTCATAAAGGATCATATTATTCGGCCTAATCAACCACTGTTTTATGTGAAAAATCCCAAAGGGTGGTTTAATCAATTTGAATCAAAAATATTGGCCGCGGACTTGATTGAAGACTTACCAGTGTATTATGACCTCTTAAAAGAATTAAACAATcatgatattttatgttgtattctGGACGTATTTCAAAACATGAGTATGGTCaataaatacatgtattttaGAAGCcatttgcttaaaaaaatatcggaACAAGAAAGGCTTATAGAGCTCGTAAACGATTTAAAATTGGAAGATAAATATCCGTCCGTTCTTTTAAATGAAATGAAACAATTAACGGATGATAAGTTATTAGAACAGAATTTACAACGCTTGTGGTTACAAAAGTTACCACCGCAGGTACgagatatactattattatcttcCGATTCTTTGAGTTCCAAATCATTGTTGGCGGACAACATTAAGGATCTACATTATTCTCCAGAAGCTCAATTATCAAAGGAAGCCGCTAAACA aTATGAACATGAACATGGATTGGCTAACTCAGCTGATGATCATCAAACAGAAAATGCACAACCTATCAATAACAAGAATTCAATccaaaaagagaaaaaaaagtcttgtttaaatagtttttgcaAATGCATCTAG
- the LOC132935867 gene encoding arginine--tRNA ligase, cytoplasmic, which yields MDAILDSIPQLIKDIEQLEDFKAEKENERQLLESQNQKLRYRLKLLKEAAVKESNEKSNMDSINIEEHALINLHSILISLFSNAIKTAYPTLEDIGQPAVSAGSKFADYQCNASMQICKLLKAKGENVSPNVVAKKLVECLGQCNIIDKVDVSGQGFINVWLSRNKLRDILQYVLENKLKPKPLANPQKIVIDFSAPNVAKEMHVGHLRSTIIGDSLCRVFEFIGHDVLRINHIGDWGTQFGMLIALLQDEFPNYKTKSPPIHDLQQFYKQSKVLFDSDLEFKKRAYDCVVKLQSMSPDHVQAWKLICDVSRKEFQKIYERLNINIIERGESFYQSRMEIVVKDLENKGFLENDDGRKIMWSPESSIPLTVVKSDGGFTYDTSDIATLKQRIEEEKADRIIYVVDAGQSLHFETLKKCAIHSGLLDPSKVRMDFVGFGVVLGEDKKKFKTRSGDTVRLVSLLDEGIKRTRDKLVEKGRDKVLTDEELKLAETAVAYGCIKYADLCHNRNHDYVFSFDKMLDDKGNTAVYLLYALTRIRSIINNLGTHTQDLNEPISLDHDKEWKLAKTLLRFSEVLSKITGDFCLHHLCEYLYDVATTFNEFYDNCYCIEKNPQTGEIVKVFTGRILLCKITAEYMSTGLNLLGINTVSRM from the exons atggatGCTATACTCGACTCGATTCCTCAGTTAATCAAGGATATTGAACAACTGGAGGACTTCAAAGCGGAGAAGGAAAATGAACGACAATTGTTGGAATCTCAAAACCAAAAACTCAGATACAGGTTGAAGTTGTTAAAAGAG GCTGCGGTTAAAGAGTCAAATGAGAAATCAAATATGGactcaataaatattgaagaacATGCTTTGATTAATTTACATTCTATATTAATCAGTTTGTTTTCAAACGCTATTAAAACAGCATATCCGACATTAGAAGACATTGGCCAACCTGCGGTATCTGCTGGTAGTAAATTTGCTGATTACCAATGCAACGCATCAATGCAAATATGTAAACTTTTGAAAGCAAAAG gtGAAAATGTGTCGCCTAATGTAGTTGCTAAGAAACTAGTAGAATGTTTAGGACAAtgcaatattattgataaagtaGATGTTTCTGGACAAGGATTTATCAACGTATGGTTAAGTCGTAATAAGCTTAGAGACATTTTACAGTATGTACTGGAAAATAAATTGAAACCAAAACCTTTAGCTAATCCACAGAAGATTGTAATAGATTTTTCAGCACCCAATGTTGCTAAAGAAATGCATGTTGGTCATTTAAG GTCAACAATTATTGGTGACAGTCTATGCCgtgtatttgaatttattggtCATGATGTATTGAGAATAAATCATATTGGTGACTGGGGCACGCAATTTGGTATGTTAATTGCTCTACTTCAAGACGAGTTCCCTAATTACAAGACCAAGTCTCCTCCTATACACGATTTGCAACAGTTTTATAAACAATCCAAAGTTCTTTTTGATAGTGATTTAGAGTTCAAAAAACGGGCTTATGACTGTGTTGTAAAATTACAAAGTATGTCACCTGATCATGTTCAAGCATGGAAATTGATTTGTGATGTATCAAGAAAAG aatttcaaaaaatatatgaaagaTTAAATATCAACATCATTGAAAGAGGAGAATCATTTTACCAAAGCCGTATGGAAATTGTAGTTAAAGATCTGGAAAACAAag gatTTTTGGAGAATGACGATGGTAGAAAAATTATGTGGAGTCCAGAGTCCTCAATACCATTAACTGTAGTAAAATCTGATGGTGGATTTACGTATGATACATCAGATATTGCAACACTAAAACAGAGAATTGAGGAAGAAAAGGCTGATCGGATTATATATGTCGTTGATGCTGGACAG agtttacattttgaaactttaaaaaaatgtgcaatTCACTCAGGTCTTCTAGATCCATCTAAAGTTCGTATGGACTTTGTTGGTTTTGGTGTAGTGTTGGGCGAAGATaagaaaaagtttaaaactcGTTCTGGTGATACAGTTCGTCTAGTTAGTCTTTTAGATGAAG GTATAAAAAGAACAAGAGATAAACTAGTAGAAAAAGGCCGAGACAAAGTATTGACCGATGAAGAATTAAAATTAGCAGAAACGGCAGTGGCTTATGGTTGCATTAAGTATGCTGATTTATGTCATAATAGAAATCatgattatgtattttctttCGATAAAATGTTGGATGACAAAGGAAATACAGCGGTTTACTTGTTGTATGCACTTACAAGAATAAGgtccattattaataatttgggtACTCATACTCAAGACTTAAATGAGCCTATTTCACTCGACCATGATAAAGAATGGAAACTAGCTAAG ACTTTGTTACGGTTCTCAGAAGTACTATCAAAAATCACTGGAGATTTTTGTCTCCATCATTTATGCGAATATCTTTATGATGTGGCTACAACATTTAACGAGTTTTATGATAATTGTTATTGCATTGAAAAAAATCCTCAAActg gTGAAATCGTTAAAGTGTTTACTGGAAGAATATTGCTGTGTAAAATCACAGCTGAGTACATGAGTACGGGATTAAATTTACTGGGCATCAACACGGTATCTCGAATGTAG